The Bacteroides ovatus genomic interval TCCATATCCTTTGCTTTGGGGCAAATGGAAACATGCGGTACTTTTGCAAAAAAAGTAACGAGATATAGAAAATGATAAAGTCAGCATTTTTAATAGTAGCGACATGTTGTAGTCTGCAACTGTTTAGTCAGGAAAAATTTCCCGATGGTAAAATTATACCGGATTGGTTTTACAAAAATGAAAAAACTGATATAAATGGATTAGGAAAGAATTTCTTGATTACCGACTATGGAGTAGTGAATGATAGTACACTGTTACAGACAGAGCAAATTCAGGCTGTTATAGATTTGGCGTCTGATAATGGAGGCGGAGTCATTGTTATACCTGAAGGTACTTATCTTAGTGGTGCGCTTTTCTTTAAACCGGGAACACACTTGCATTTGGAAGAGAAAGCTATATTAAAAGGTAGTGACGATATTAGCAACTTTCCTGTAATAGAAACACGGATGGAGGGACAGAACCTAAAGTACTTTTCAGCTTTGATTAATGTTGATAAGGTAGATGGTTTCACCCTTTCCGGAAACGGAAAAGTTGATGGAAACGGTGAACGATATTGGAAGTCATTTTGGTTGCGGCGGCGTGTTATTCCTAAATGTACTAATATGGATGAATTGCGTCCTCGTCTACTTCATATATCTCATAGCAATAATGTACAAGTTTCAGATGTGCGACTTGTTAATTCTCCGTTTTGGACAACTCACATTTATAAATGTGATAGCGTAAAACTTTTGAATTTGCATATCTTTTCACCTTCTTTTCCCATAAAGGCTCCAAGTACGGATGCAATCGATATTGATGCGTGTAAAAATGTACTTGTCAAGGGATGCTATATGTCGGTTAATGATGACGCAATTGCATTAAAAGGTGGCAAAGGACCATGGGCTGATCAAGATCCCGATAATGGTGGCAATTGTGATATTATCATTGAAGACTGTACTTTCGGATTCTGTCACGGAGTGCTGACTTGCGGTAGCGAATCGATATATAATCATAATATAATTCTTCGACGCTGTAATCTGGATCAGGCTAAACGCCTGTTGTGGTTGAAAATGCGTCCGGATACTCCCCAACAATATAAGTACATCCTCGTTGAAGACATAAAAGGAAATGTCCGCAATTGTATCTTTATTGCTCCTTGGACACAGTTTTATGATTTGAAAGATCGCAAGGATATGCCAGTCTCGTATTCCAGCTATATTACAATGCGTAATATTCATCTGGATTGTGATTCCTTTTTTGCTGTAGAGAAATCAAAACAATATAAATTATCCAATTTCTGTTTTGACAATTTGACTATTACGGCTAAAAAAGATGTGAA includes:
- a CDS encoding glycoside hydrolase family 28 protein, whose protein sequence is MIKSAFLIVATCCSLQLFSQEKFPDGKIIPDWFYKNEKTDINGLGKNFLITDYGVVNDSTLLQTEQIQAVIDLASDNGGGVIVIPEGTYLSGALFFKPGTHLHLEEKAILKGSDDISNFPVIETRMEGQNLKYFSALINVDKVDGFTLSGNGKVDGNGERYWKSFWLRRRVIPKCTNMDELRPRLLHISHSNNVQVSDVRLVNSPFWTTHIYKCDSVKLLNLHIFSPSFPIKAPSTDAIDIDACKNVLVKGCYMSVNDDAIALKGGKGPWADQDPDNGGNCDIIIEDCTFGFCHGVLTCGSESIYNHNIILRRCNLDQAKRLLWLKMRPDTPQQYKYILVEDIKGNVRNCIFIAPWTQFYDLKDRKDMPVSYSSYITMRNIHLDCDSFFAVEKSKQYKLSNFCFDNLTITAKKDVKIDENIIDALVMRKVEINKVN